The following proteins are co-located in the Chloroflexia bacterium SDU3-3 genome:
- the aroA gene encoding 3-phosphoshikimate 1-carboxyvinyltransferase encodes MPQTVTLSPPRRLRGTIEVPGDKSISHRAVMFNALASGTAEITHFLTGADCLSTIGCMQALGVPVERDGDRVVVHGVGLRGLREAADVLDCGNSGTTLRLLAGLLAGQDGMFSLLTGDASLRSRPQKRIVGPLRAMGATLDGRMGGDRAPLMVRGAALRGGSYELPVASAQVKSALLLAALGGAGPLTLSGRTDGRDHTERMFAAMGLDIRNDGGTITFTPPARDAQLQPLSLRVPGDPSSAAFWWVAAAIHPDAELTTLGVCMNPTRSGALDALLAMGADITIANQRTEGSEPVADITVRSSRLRGTTIGGALIPRLIDEIPVLAVAAACAQGETLVRDAAELRAKETDRIETVAAGLEALGATVEPTADGMGVGGSRLRGATLQSHHDHRLAMAWAVASLVAEGETHIEGAEAVSVSYPAFWQTLEQITQ; translated from the coding sequence ATGCCACAGACTGTGACGCTCTCGCCGCCGCGCCGCCTGCGCGGCACCATCGAGGTGCCCGGCGACAAGTCGATCTCGCACCGCGCCGTGATGTTCAACGCGCTGGCCAGCGGCACCGCCGAGATCACCCATTTTCTCACCGGGGCCGACTGCCTCTCCACCATCGGCTGCATGCAGGCCCTGGGCGTGCCGGTCGAGCGCGATGGCGACCGCGTGGTGGTGCATGGGGTGGGCCTGCGCGGCCTGCGCGAGGCCGCCGACGTGCTGGACTGCGGCAACTCGGGCACCACGCTGCGGCTGCTGGCCGGGCTGCTGGCCGGGCAGGATGGCATGTTCTCGCTGCTCACCGGCGACGCCTCGCTGCGCTCGCGCCCGCAGAAGCGCATCGTCGGGCCGCTGCGGGCCATGGGCGCAACCCTGGATGGCCGCATGGGCGGCGACCGCGCCCCGCTGATGGTGCGCGGCGCGGCCCTGCGCGGCGGCTCGTACGAGCTGCCCGTGGCCTCGGCCCAGGTGAAGAGCGCGCTGCTGCTGGCCGCGCTGGGCGGCGCTGGCCCGCTCACGCTCAGCGGGCGCACCGACGGGCGCGACCACACCGAGCGCATGTTTGCCGCCATGGGCCTCGACATCCGCAACGATGGTGGCACCATCACCTTCACGCCGCCCGCCCGCGATGCCCAGCTCCAGCCGCTCTCGCTGCGCGTGCCGGGCGATCCCTCCTCCGCCGCGTTCTGGTGGGTGGCCGCCGCCATCCACCCCGACGCCGAGCTGACCACCCTGGGCGTGTGCATGAACCCCACCCGCAGCGGCGCGCTCGACGCGCTGCTGGCCATGGGGGCCGACATCACGATCGCCAACCAGCGCACCGAGGGCAGCGAGCCGGTGGCCGACATCACCGTGCGCTCGTCGCGGCTGCGCGGCACCACCATTGGTGGCGCGCTCATCCCCCGCCTGATCGACGAGATCCCCGTGCTGGCGGTGGCCGCCGCCTGCGCCCAGGGCGAGACCCTGGTGCGCGACGCCGCCGAGCTGCGCGCCAAGGAGACCGACCGAATCGAGACGGTGGCGGCGGGCCTGGAAGCGCTGGGCGCCACGGTCGAGCCGACCGCCGATGGCATGGGCGTCGGCGGCTCGCGGCTGCGCGGCGCGACGCTGCAGAGCCACCACGACCACCGGCTGGCGATGGCCTGGGCGGTGGCCAGCCTGGTGGCTGAGGGCGAGACCCATATCGAGGGTGCCGAGGCTGTGTCCGTTTCTTACCCGGCGTTCTGGCAAACACTGGAGCAGATCACACAATGA
- a CDS encoding rRNA methyltransferase produces MLTLPDDLAQAIRRQLDEQPEARWVREAQALSERYRGDRRQQAPLASGEAQALGYMAMIMPATYAQLRGAMAAAAARAPGWQPHTALDLGSGPGTALWAATAQWPSLARLEAWEREGAFIRAGRQLASQAAAPALQSAAWHQRDLRSAQAQGSYDLVILGHVLNELTPEAQAATVAAAWTMTAGLLLIVEPGTSAAFPVVRAARDALLGQGAHTLAPCAHDMPCPLADDWCHFPQRIARPEFQRRARGAPSPWEDSKFSYAAMARFPAEGAIWGRVIREVAWNKAYAETTISSRDGIIAHRALKRHRAAFKQTKELGWGQALDEPPHTED; encoded by the coding sequence ATGCTCACGCTTCCCGACGACCTGGCCCAGGCCATCCGCCGCCAGCTAGACGAGCAGCCCGAGGCCCGCTGGGTGCGCGAGGCCCAGGCGCTCAGCGAGCGCTACCGCGGCGACCGCAGGCAGCAGGCCCCGCTGGCCAGCGGCGAGGCCCAGGCGCTGGGCTACATGGCCATGATCATGCCCGCCACCTACGCCCAGCTGCGCGGGGCCATGGCCGCCGCCGCCGCCCGCGCACCCGGCTGGCAGCCCCACACCGCGCTCGACCTGGGCAGCGGGCCGGGCACCGCGCTGTGGGCCGCCACCGCCCAGTGGCCCTCGCTGGCCCGGCTGGAGGCCTGGGAGCGCGAGGGCGCGTTCATCCGCGCGGGCCGCCAGCTGGCCTCGCAGGCCGCAGCCCCCGCCCTGCAGAGCGCCGCCTGGCACCAGCGCGATCTGCGCAGCGCCCAGGCCCAGGGCAGCTACGACCTCGTCATCCTTGGCCATGTGCTGAACGAGCTGACGCCCGAGGCCCAGGCCGCCACCGTGGCCGCCGCATGGACCATGACAGCCGGCCTGCTGCTGATCGTCGAGCCGGGCACCTCGGCGGCCTTCCCGGTGGTGCGCGCCGCCCGCGACGCCCTGCTGGGCCAGGGCGCGCACACCCTGGCCCCCTGCGCCCACGACATGCCCTGCCCGCTGGCGGACGACTGGTGCCACTTCCCGCAGCGCATCGCCCGCCCCGAGTTCCAGCGCCGGGCGCGCGGCGCGCCCTCGCCCTGGGAGGACAGCAAGTTCAGCTACGCCGCCATGGCCCGTTTCCCCGCCGAGGGCGCGATCTGGGGCCGCGTCATCCGCGAGGTCGCGTGGAATAAGGCCTACGCCGAGACCACGATCTCCAGCAGAGATGGTATCATTGCGCATCGAGCGCTCAAGCGCCACAGGGCCGCGTTCAAGCAGACCAAGGAGCTGGGCTGGGGCCAGGCGCTTGACGAGCCGCCGCATACCGAGGACTAG
- a CDS encoding FHA domain-containing protein, producing MVPSPSPLLVIRRQNSSPTQIEWAQTALSIGRDTANDIIIDHPLASRRHARLEYDGDGYTVRDLGSTNGTFVNGDKVDGARMLHNQDRIWVADTEIIFNDPEATQKGPLPIEILKQVQSAVESPLRIDSRAKEVYISGVQLDPPLTVKEFQLLELLYSHIGEVISKEEIAKSVWDYEVYDYNAIDALIYRLRQRIEIDSGLPKFIVTVRGFGYKLVLPS from the coding sequence ATGGTGCCATCTCCCTCACCGCTGCTGGTCATACGTCGTCAAAACTCCAGCCCTACCCAGATCGAGTGGGCGCAGACCGCGCTCTCCATCGGTCGCGATACGGCGAACGATATTATTATTGATCATCCGCTGGCCTCGCGCCGCCACGCCCGCCTTGAGTACGATGGCGACGGCTACACCGTGCGCGATCTGGGCAGCACCAACGGCACCTTCGTGAATGGCGACAAGGTCGATGGCGCACGGATGCTTCATAACCAAGATCGGATCTGGGTGGCGGACACAGAGATTATCTTCAATGACCCCGAGGCGACCCAGAAGGGGCCGCTGCCCATAGAGATACTGAAGCAGGTTCAGTCGGCGGTCGAGTCGCCGCTGCGGATCGATAGCCGCGCGAAGGAGGTGTATATCTCCGGCGTGCAGCTCGACCCGCCGCTGACGGTGAAAGAGTTCCAGCTGCTTGAGCTGCTCTACAGCCACATCGGCGAGGTGATCAGCAAAGAGGAGATCGCCAAGAGCGTGTGGGACTACGAGGTGTACGACTACAACGCGATCGACGCCCTGATCTACCGGCTGCGCCAGCGGATCGAGATCGACTCTGGCCTGCCCAAGTTCATCGTGACGGTGCGCGGCTTTGGCTATAAGCTGGTGCTGCCGAGCTAG
- a CDS encoding TIGR03617 family F420-dependent LLM class oxidoreductase, translated as MRLDTTLAMETARLGDVAATARAAEALGLDGVWASETQHSPFLALGLAAQATGRIQLGTSVAIAFARSPMVVAQEAWDLQALSGGRFALGLGTQVKAHIERRFGMPWGRPVARLREYILALRAIWANWQDGSPLRFAGEFYNHTLMTPFFSPGPIAHPRIPIAIAGVNEGLAQLAGELCDGFHAHPFHTRAYLDQVIRPQIAAGAARAGRAPAAIELMSAAFVVTGADDAAMEAAAQQVREQIAFYASTPSYQPVLALHGWEDVGERLGRLASARQWGEMGGLIGDAMLDELAVVAPLGQVGAALRERYAGVLDRVTPYIPYAPGAGDALWRELLAALRS; from the coding sequence ATGCGGCTCGATACGACGCTGGCGATGGAGACGGCCCGCCTGGGCGATGTGGCGGCCACGGCGCGCGCCGCCGAGGCGCTGGGGCTGGATGGGGTGTGGGCCTCGGAGACGCAGCATAGCCCGTTTCTAGCCCTGGGCCTGGCGGCGCAGGCCACCGGGCGCATCCAGCTGGGCACCTCGGTGGCCATCGCGTTTGCCCGCAGCCCCATGGTGGTGGCGCAGGAGGCCTGGGATCTGCAGGCGCTCTCGGGCGGGCGCTTCGCGCTGGGCTTGGGCACCCAGGTGAAGGCGCACATCGAGCGGCGCTTTGGGATGCCCTGGGGCCGACCGGTGGCGCGCCTGCGCGAGTACATCCTGGCGCTGCGGGCGATCTGGGCCAACTGGCAGGATGGCAGTCCGCTGCGCTTCGCGGGCGAGTTCTACAACCACACGCTGATGACGCCGTTCTTTAGCCCCGGCCCGATCGCGCACCCGCGTATCCCGATCGCTATCGCGGGCGTGAACGAGGGCCTGGCCCAGCTGGCGGGCGAGCTGTGCGATGGCTTCCACGCACACCCCTTCCACACCCGCGCCTACCTCGACCAGGTGATCCGCCCGCAGATCGCGGCGGGCGCGGCGCGGGCCGGGCGCGCGCCCGCCGCGATAGAGCTGATGAGCGCGGCGTTTGTGGTGACGGGTGCGGATGACGCGGCGATGGAGGCTGCGGCGCAGCAGGTGCGCGAGCAGATCGCGTTCTACGCATCCACGCCCAGCTACCAGCCGGTGCTGGCGCTGCACGGCTGGGAGGATGTGGGCGAGCGGCTGGGGCGACTGGCCTCGGCCCGCCAGTGGGGCGAGATGGGCGGCCTGATCGGCGATGCGATGCTGGATGAGCTGGCGGTGGTCGCGCCGCTGGGCCAGGTGGGGGCGGCGCTGCGCGAGCGCTACGCGGGGGTGCTGGATCGGGTGACGCCCTACATCCCCTACGCGCCCGGCGCGGGCGATGCCCTGTGGCGCGAGCTGCTGGCGGCGCTGCGCAGCTAG
- a CDS encoding multifunctional 2',3'-cyclic-nucleotide 2'-phosphodiesterase/5'-nucleotidase/3'-nucleotidase, whose translation MFPCGSFCCEEAMKEVTRRTFLKRVVVGGATVSWLCTGIEFAHAAGAETFDLRIIHTNDHHARIEPVYNGTHPVHGGVSRRKTLIDAIRSEGGNQLLIDAGDVFQGTLWFTQYQGLADAEFYNGLGYEAMTIGNHEFDLGQQPLANYIKSVNFPVLSANLVVEPKSPLYGLVKPYIVKSYGSEQVGIFGLTTEETSTLSNPGAGVSFADPVATARWVVAELHAKGIKKIIALTHIGNDADLDLARKVEGISLIIGGHSHTPLGPQADPKGPALPYPQVVASPSGHPVVVATDWEWGRWLGDVEVGFDADGHVTRVIAGHTQQVADTIEPHEGFEDRVLALRKPLDALRTKVIGSSSVLLNGARTDVRGKETNLGNLIADAQLEKTRPNGAQISLVNGGGIRTSIAAGEVTLGNVLEVMPFGNTLVVLDLTGAQVKRALENGVSRFPAAEGRFPQVAGLRFSFDPSKAEGSRIVKIEIGSGKEYAPIDPAATYRIVVNNFVATGGDGYAVMVEGKNIANAGFVDSDVLAEYIAKHSPVNPQVEGRITNVSATASVQSISYPEFA comes from the coding sequence ATGTTTCCTTGTGGATCGTTCTGCTGTGAGGAGGCTATGAAAGAAGTTACGCGACGCACGTTCCTGAAGCGAGTTGTTGTTGGTGGCGCAACAGTGTCGTGGCTTTGCACGGGTATCGAGTTCGCGCACGCAGCCGGGGCGGAGACCTTCGACCTCCGCATCATCCACACAAACGATCATCACGCTCGGATCGAGCCGGTGTACAACGGTACCCACCCTGTCCACGGTGGCGTCTCGCGCCGCAAGACCCTGATCGACGCCATCCGCAGCGAGGGCGGCAACCAGCTGCTGATCGACGCCGGCGATGTGTTCCAGGGCACCCTGTGGTTCACCCAGTACCAGGGCCTGGCCGACGCCGAGTTCTACAACGGCCTGGGCTACGAGGCCATGACGATCGGCAACCACGAGTTCGACCTTGGGCAGCAGCCGCTGGCCAACTACATCAAGTCGGTCAACTTCCCGGTGCTGAGCGCCAACCTGGTGGTCGAGCCGAAGTCGCCGCTGTATGGCCTTGTGAAGCCCTACATCGTGAAGAGCTACGGCAGCGAGCAGGTCGGCATCTTCGGCCTCACCACCGAGGAGACGTCCACGCTCTCGAACCCCGGCGCGGGCGTCTCGTTCGCCGACCCGGTGGCCACGGCCCGCTGGGTGGTGGCCGAGCTGCACGCCAAGGGCATCAAGAAGATCATCGCGCTGACCCACATCGGCAACGATGCGGACCTCGACCTGGCCCGCAAGGTCGAGGGTATCTCGCTGATCATCGGCGGCCACAGCCACACCCCGCTTGGTCCCCAGGCCGACCCCAAAGGCCCCGCGCTGCCCTACCCGCAGGTGGTGGCCTCGCCATCCGGCCACCCGGTGGTGGTCGCCACCGACTGGGAGTGGGGCCGCTGGCTGGGCGACGTGGAGGTGGGCTTCGACGCCGATGGCCACGTGACCCGCGTGATCGCTGGCCATACCCAGCAGGTGGCCGACACCATCGAGCCGCACGAGGGCTTTGAGGATCGCGTGCTGGCGCTGCGCAAGCCGCTGGATGCGCTACGCACCAAGGTGATCGGCTCTTCCAGCGTGCTGCTGAACGGCGCGCGCACCGATGTGCGTGGCAAGGAGACCAACCTGGGCAACCTGATCGCCGACGCACAGCTGGAGAAGACGCGGCCCAACGGCGCGCAGATCTCGCTGGTAAACGGCGGCGGCATCCGCACCAGCATCGCCGCCGGCGAGGTGACGCTGGGCAACGTGCTTGAGGTGATGCCGTTTGGCAACACCCTGGTGGTGCTCGACCTCACGGGCGCTCAGGTCAAGCGCGCGCTGGAGAACGGCGTGAGCCGCTTCCCCGCCGCCGAGGGCCGCTTCCCGCAGGTGGCCGGGCTGCGCTTCTCGTTCGACCCCAGCAAGGCCGAGGGCAGCCGCATCGTGAAGATCGAGATCGGCAGCGGCAAGGAGTACGCGCCGATCGACCCGGCGGCCACCTACCGCATCGTGGTGAACAACTTCGTCGCCACCGGCGGCGATGGCTACGCGGTGATGGTCGAGGGCAAGAACATCGCTAACGCGGGCTTCGTGGACTCGGATGTGCTGGCCGAGTACATCGCCAAGCACTCGCCGGTCAACCCGCAGGTCGAGGGCCGCATCACCAACGTGTCGGCCACCGCCTCGGTGCAGAGCATCAGCTACCCCGAGTTTGCCTAG
- a CDS encoding sigma-70 family RNA polymerase sigma factor translates to MLFNTESKREYTHKAAAEQHEDGMEELEDTAVDLAGEQPATLDAIQSYLNEIGKVALLSAAEEVDLAQRMERGKAAARRLASGEDLAPPLRAALLADVARGEQARAWLIQANLRLVVSIAKKHVGRGLSLLDLIQEGNIGLMRAVEKFDYTKGNRFSTYATWWIRQAVSRSIAEHGRTIRLPVHLGDSISQIRRAGERLAHTLGRQPSPAEIAEVLGSTPEKVSDALAASRQPISLELPVGEAGESTLGEFIEDQLQESPASQATRQLMRQDLAIALGELNERERRVLSLRYGIQDGRHRTLEEVGREMGMTRERARQIESDALRRLRGSAFGSHLREYLS, encoded by the coding sequence ATGCTCTTCAACACCGAGAGCAAGCGGGAATATACACACAAGGCCGCAGCCGAGCAGCACGAAGATGGGATGGAGGAGCTGGAGGACACGGCGGTCGACCTGGCGGGCGAGCAGCCCGCCACGCTCGACGCCATCCAGTCCTACCTGAACGAGATCGGCAAGGTGGCGCTGCTCTCCGCCGCCGAGGAGGTGGACCTGGCCCAGCGGATGGAGCGCGGCAAGGCTGCGGCGCGGCGGCTGGCCTCGGGCGAGGATCTGGCTCCGCCGCTGCGGGCCGCACTGCTCGCCGACGTGGCGCGCGGCGAGCAGGCCCGCGCCTGGCTCATCCAGGCCAACCTGCGGCTGGTGGTGAGCATCGCCAAGAAGCACGTGGGCCGTGGGCTGTCGCTGCTCGACCTGATCCAGGAGGGCAACATCGGCCTGATGCGGGCGGTGGAGAAGTTCGACTACACCAAGGGCAACCGCTTCTCCACCTACGCCACCTGGTGGATCCGCCAGGCCGTCAGCCGCTCGATCGCCGAGCACGGGCGCACCATCCGCCTGCCGGTGCACCTGGGCGACTCGATCAGCCAGATCCGCCGCGCGGGCGAGCGGCTGGCGCACACGCTGGGGCGACAGCCCAGCCCCGCCGAGATCGCCGAGGTGCTGGGCAGCACCCCCGAGAAGGTAAGCGATGCGCTAGCCGCCTCGCGCCAGCCGATCTCGCTGGAGCTTCCGGTGGGCGAGGCGGGCGAGTCGACGCTGGGCGAGTTCATCGAGGACCAGCTGCAGGAGTCGCCGGCCAGCCAGGCCACGCGCCAGCTGATGCGGCAGGATCTGGCCATCGCCCTGGGCGAGCTGAACGAGCGCGAGCGCCGCGTGCTGAGCCTGCGCTACGGCATCCAGGATGGCCGACACCGCACGCTGGAGGAGGTGGGGCGCGAGATGGGCATGACCCGCGAGCGCGCCCGCCAGATCGAGTCGGATGCGCTGCGTCGCCTGCGCGGCTCGGCGTTTGGCAGCCACCTGCGCGAGTACCTCAGCTAG
- a CDS encoding molybdenum cofactor guanylyltransferase, with protein sequence MSREQTSAIVVAGGGSTRLGRDKRALRLWGDAGPTLLEHTVGMAAQACAEVIVVLNDPERWGHLPARLVGDAYPGAGPLGGLASGLAHAAHPYALALACDMPWLDQSALAAMVAWPRPYDALAPQLAGGPRNRLRAEPLHAIYRAALLPRAQALLASGERAMHALLRGPGTILVSPQQLGLADGSRAFRSINTPEDLGIGE encoded by the coding sequence GCGGCTGGGGCGCGACAAGCGCGCGCTGCGGCTGTGGGGCGATGCGGGGCCGACGCTGCTTGAGCACACAGTGGGCATGGCTGCGCAGGCCTGCGCCGAGGTGATCGTGGTGCTGAACGACCCCGAGCGCTGGGGCCACCTGCCCGCGCGGCTGGTGGGCGACGCCTACCCCGGCGCGGGGCCGCTGGGCGGGCTGGCCAGCGGGCTAGCCCACGCAGCACACCCCTACGCCCTGGCCCTGGCCTGCGACATGCCCTGGCTCGACCAGAGCGCGCTAGCGGCCATGGTGGCCTGGCCGCGCCCCTACGACGCGCTGGCCCCGCAGCTGGCGGGCGGCCCGCGCAACCGCCTGCGCGCCGAGCCGCTGCACGCCATCTACCGCGCCGCGCTGCTGCCGCGCGCCCAGGCGCTGCTGGCCAGCGGCGAGCGGGCCATGCACGCCCTGCTGCGGGGCCCGGGCACCATCCTGGTGTCGCCGCAGCAGCTGGGCCTCGCCGATGGCTCGCGGGCCTTCCGCAGCATCAACACGCCCGAGGATCTGGGGATCGGGGAATAG
- a CDS encoding NAD(P)H-quinone oxidoreductase: protein MHAIHILSPGGPEVLGWGRAPDPTPAPGELLVRVHATAINRADLLQRRGSYPPPAGASPILGLELAGEVVQAAGDFAVGDRVMALVTGGGYAELATVPATAAMPIPAELSYAQAAAIPEAFLTAHLNLFTLCGLRAGEVALIHAGASGVGSAAIQLARAAGATVITTAGSAEKLAATRQLGADIAINYRDEDFGARVLEATSGRGADVILDFVGAPYWGANMAAAAQGGRMALIGFLGGSRGQIDLGAILAKSLTVTGTTLRRTPMPQKAALVRDFSTFALGRFASGELRPVIDRELPIQSAAEAHAYVERNQNIGKVVLTIA from the coding sequence ATGCACGCCATCCACATCCTTTCGCCCGGCGGCCCCGAGGTGCTAGGCTGGGGCCGCGCCCCCGACCCCACGCCCGCCCCCGGCGAGCTGCTGGTGCGCGTCCACGCCACCGCCATCAACCGCGCCGACCTGCTGCAGCGCCGCGGCAGCTACCCGCCGCCCGCCGGGGCCTCGCCCATCCTGGGGCTGGAGCTAGCGGGCGAGGTGGTGCAGGCCGCAGGCGACTTCGCCGTGGGCGACCGCGTGATGGCCCTGGTGACCGGCGGCGGCTACGCCGAGCTGGCCACCGTGCCCGCCACCGCCGCCATGCCCATCCCCGCCGAGCTCTCCTACGCCCAGGCCGCCGCCATCCCCGAGGCCTTCCTGACCGCCCACCTGAACCTGTTCACGCTCTGCGGCCTCAGGGCGGGCGAGGTCGCGCTCATCCACGCCGGTGCCAGCGGCGTCGGCTCTGCCGCCATCCAGCTGGCCCGCGCCGCCGGGGCCACCGTCATCACCACCGCTGGCTCCGCCGAAAAGCTGGCCGCCACCCGCCAGCTCGGCGCAGACATCGCCATCAACTACCGCGACGAGGACTTCGGCGCGCGCGTGCTGGAGGCCACCAGCGGGCGCGGGGCCGATGTCATCCTCGACTTCGTGGGCGCGCCCTACTGGGGGGCCAACATGGCCGCCGCCGCCCAGGGCGGGCGCATGGCCCTGATCGGCTTCCTGGGCGGCTCGCGCGGCCAGATCGACCTTGGCGCTATTCTTGCCAAAAGCCTGACCGTGACGGGCACCACCCTGCGCCGCACGCCCATGCCGCAGAAGGCCGCCCTGGTGCGCGACTTCAGCACGTTCGCGCTGGGCAGGTTCGCCAGCGGCGAGCTGCGCCCCGTGATCGACCGCGAGCTGCCCATCCAGTCGGCAGCCGAGGCCCACGCCTACGTCGAGCGCAACCAGAACATCGGCAAGGTGGTGCTGACGATCGCCTAG
- a CDS encoding serine/threonine protein kinase, with protein sequence MRRPWNAATPPPARTSPGRTLDTDASTMTYLVGRRIGRYQIEAEIGRGGMARVYRATDTLLQRPVALKVLAPQLAADPEFAQRFALEAVTAANFRHPNIVAIFDVGEQDEVRYIAMEFVEGRTLHTIIQERGALGLAAATAIAARVGAALDYAHRQGAIHRDVKPHNVMVDLEGRVLLTDFGIAQATEHEGGERLTRTGVFMGTPEYISPEQASAQPLDGRSDIYSLGVTTFEMLTGKVPFAGATPQLIVAHVQKPPPAPSSLSAGLPPELDAVMARVMAKSPGQRYPSAAAFAAALNSVAQRHGTRPLAQAQLAELATPRAQPTPEPMLAELLTEPLRSAQEPTQRAEDMQPPRPPERRPPPRSAAERHGMARLPAELSGSMAWRIGVAGGLVLLVLVFVAMFQGVNTGGLFRPTAAPAAVPSIRPTITATRSPTPSATPSATATPTATATATPEPSATAAPIIPTPEPVWPTWTPEPVWPTWTPEPPTPEPTADLPTAAPTGEPPSATPEPPTPEPTADLPTATPAGEPPSATPEPPTPEPTADLPTPEPPTPEPTADLPTAQP encoded by the coding sequence ATGCGCAGGCCCTGGAATGCCGCCACGCCCCCGCCCGCCCGCACTTCGCCAGGCCGAACGCTTGACACCGACGCATCAACTATGACCTACCTCGTTGGCCGACGGATCGGCCGCTACCAGATAGAGGCCGAGATCGGGCGCGGCGGCATGGCGCGGGTCTACCGCGCCACCGACACGCTGCTCCAGCGCCCCGTGGCGCTGAAGGTGCTCGCGCCCCAGCTCGCCGCCGACCCCGAGTTCGCCCAGCGCTTCGCGCTGGAGGCGGTGACGGCCGCCAACTTCCGCCACCCCAACATCGTCGCGATCTTCGACGTGGGCGAGCAGGATGAGGTGCGCTATATCGCCATGGAGTTCGTGGAGGGCCGCACGCTCCACACGATCATCCAGGAGCGCGGCGCGCTGGGGCTGGCCGCCGCCACCGCTATTGCAGCACGGGTGGGCGCGGCGCTCGACTACGCCCACCGCCAGGGGGCCATCCACCGCGACGTGAAGCCGCATAACGTGATGGTCGATCTTGAGGGGCGCGTGCTGCTCACCGACTTCGGCATCGCCCAGGCCACCGAGCACGAGGGCGGCGAGCGCCTGACCCGCACCGGCGTGTTCATGGGCACACCCGAGTATATCTCGCCCGAGCAGGCCTCGGCCCAGCCGCTGGATGGTCGCAGCGACATCTACTCGCTGGGGGTGACGACCTTCGAGATGCTGACCGGCAAGGTGCCCTTCGCGGGCGCGACGCCGCAGCTGATCGTGGCCCACGTGCAGAAGCCTCCGCCCGCGCCATCCTCGCTGAGCGCGGGGCTGCCGCCCGAGCTGGATGCGGTGATGGCCCGCGTGATGGCCAAAAGCCCCGGACAGCGCTACCCCAGCGCCGCCGCCTTCGCCGCCGCCCTGAACAGCGTGGCCCAGCGTCACGGCACCCGCCCGCTGGCCCAGGCCCAGCTGGCCGAGCTGGCCACGCCGCGCGCCCAGCCCACCCCCGAGCCGATGCTGGCCGAGCTGCTCACCGAGCCGCTGCGCAGCGCGCAGGAGCCGACCCAGCGCGCCGAGGACATGCAGCCGCCCCGCCCGCCCGAGCGCAGGCCGCCGCCCCGCAGCGCCGCCGAGCGCCACGGCATGGCGCGGCTGCCCGCCGAGCTTTCCGGCAGCATGGCGTGGCGCATCGGCGTGGCGGGCGGCCTGGTGCTGCTGGTGCTGGTGTTCGTGGCCATGTTCCAGGGCGTCAACACCGGCGGGCTGTTCCGCCCCACCGCCGCGCCCGCCGCCGTGCCCAGTATCCGCCCCACCATCACGGCCACGCGCTCGCCCACACCCAGCGCCACGCCCAGCGCCACGGCCACACCTACGGCCACCGCCACGGCCACGCCCGAGCCGTCGGCCACCGCCGCGCCGATCATCCCGACGCCCGAGCCGGTCTGGCCCACCTGGACGCCCGAGCCGGTCTGGCCCACCTGGACGCCCGAGCCGCCCACGCCCGAGCCGACCGCCGACCTGCCCACCGCCGCGCCAACAGGCGAGCCGCCGAGCGCCACGCCCGAGCCGCCCACGCCCGAGCCGACCGCCGACCTGCCCACCGCCACGCCCGCAGGCGAGCCGCCGAGCGCCACGCCCGAGCCGCCCACGCCCGAGCCGACCGCCGACCTGCCCACGCCCGAGCCGCCCACGCCCGAGCCGACCGCCGACCTGCCCACCGCACAGCCATAG
- a CDS encoding polymer-forming cytoskeletal protein: MFGRRTTDSPLPAAPASPTEDDSVDLDILPDLPDMLLASKPAERAPQGEPASFQPNIPTPSVFVPTMPSGPAPFSLSGTASVAQPSPAPAPAPTSTFSTSVPTSFAAAPAPTPAPAAMRPKSGVESVIGPEDFFDGNYRSERGVRLQGTARGSIESRQYIFVEAGANVEASLSAEEITIAGEFHGTIECRKRLEIMGTGRVHGQVTTAMLVVQEGGVLDGELHMRSEQSA, encoded by the coding sequence ATGTTTGGACGACGCACCACCGACTCCCCGCTGCCCGCCGCGCCCGCCAGCCCCACCGAGGACGACAGCGTGGATCTTGACATACTGCCCGACCTGCCCGACATGCTGCTGGCCAGCAAGCCCGCCGAGCGCGCGCCCCAGGGCGAGCCAGCATCGTTCCAGCCCAACATCCCTACGCCCAGCGTCTTCGTACCTACTATGCCGAGCGGCCCAGCGCCCTTCAGCCTGAGCGGCACGGCGTCGGTCGCCCAGCCCAGCCCAGCGCCCGCGCCTGCGCCCACGTCGACGTTCAGCACGTCGGTGCCCACCAGCTTCGCGGCCGCGCCTGCGCCCACACCCGCGCCTGCGGCGATGCGGCCCAAGTCGGGGGTCGAGAGCGTGATCGGGCCAGAGGACTTCTTCGATGGCAACTACCGATCCGAGCGCGGTGTGCGACTGCAGGGAACTGCGCGCGGCTCGATCGAGTCGCGGCAGTACATCTTCGTCGAGGCCGGGGCCAACGTCGAGGCCAGCCTGTCGGCGGAGGAGATCACCATCGCGGGCGAGTTCCACGGCACCATCGAGTGCCGCAAGCGGCTGGAGATCATGGGCACGGGCCGCGTACACGGCCAGGTGACAACCGCCATGCTGGTGGTGCAGGAGGGCGGCGTGCTGGATGGCGAGCTGCACATGCGCAGCGAGCAGAGCGCCTAG